GGCGTCGGTAATTGGCGGGTATTCGCACAGGAGACATTCGCCAGTTTCCAGTGGTTCAGCATAAGTTGTAGTGCCGTTTGCTATATCGATGGTTGACAGAACAAATTCTGACGTCTGAGAATCGACGTACTCACTAGGAACACTTGATTCTTCATACAGTGTGGTCTCTGTTGTTCCAATAGCTGGTGGAATGGATGTGGACAATATCGAGGAACTTACACAGTCCTGACAAGAATGTGTTTCAGTAGTATTATTGACAGACATCTCGGTTGTTTCCACAACGGGAGGAACAGACGTAGACGATATCAACGAAATTGAACAGTCGTAACAAGAAATCGTTTCTGTGGTTCTATTGATAGACGTAGTCGTCTCTGTTTGAGTTTGAATGGTCGATGATAACGTACATTCAGTACAAAGAGTGGTTTCCTCCACACCTGACAGCGGTTCGGTATACGATTCCGTTGTATGACTAACTGGAGGTGGGATTGATGTGGACAAGATGGATGAATGTGAGCAGCTTTCACAGGGTGTTTCACTGCTAGTTTCTGATTCGGTAGTTGAAGACTCAAGTTTACTGCTTGTCTCTGAAGATTTGCTAATTGAAGATACAACTTCACTACTTGTCTTTGTTGATTCACTGGTTGATTCACTTGTAGAGTGTTCCCTGGTTGTTGATTCACTTGAAGAGGGTTCCCTGTTTGTTGATTCACTGGTTGATTCACTTGAAGAGGGTTCCCTAGTTGCTGATTCACTGGTTTTATGAGCACATTCCGAACAGATGGTTTCAGTTACTGTATTTGTATTCAATGTAGTTTCCGTCTCTGTTATGGGCGTCGTAGAACACTCATTGCATGGACTACTCGTTTCATGGGTACTTGTCATTTCTAAACTTGAAGATAACGCAATCGAACTCGATACTTCAGTATCtccatttgaagaagatacGCCGTCTACCACCCTTATTATTTTAGTGATTCCATCCACCTTAGAAGATCCATCGCtacatttaatattttcagcATATAAATGTTTAACATAAATGGAATTATCTGGATACTTTTCAAATCCTTCAAGGAATACTCTATACCCCAGtggaatattattaaatgtaGCAGTAAGTTTTTTGTTATCACTTGAACATCTAATTGATCCCACATCGATTGATTTATAGCTCTTAGGTAAGTAGAAATCATTCAAGTCATTAGTAATCTTCAACTTGAATTGTGAGCAATCAACCGAGTTATTGGTTGTGAAAACCATAGAACCAGAAGTTATACCTTCATTGCAGGTGCCACTTAATACAAATACTTGTTCTAAATCTTGTGGGGTTGATCTTGAGTagtataataattcatcagtCTTTTTGTCTGTGAAAAAAGGACctgattgaaaattaacGTCagattgaatattattgaagcTAACCTGATTGTCGCCTGAAGTAAACCTTTTTGCAGAAGAAATGTCTGAATCAGAAGAGGAACCGCCAGCATTAAatacaaaatcaaatgtTATTTCTCCTACTGCGGTCGTATCCTTTTTATCATCCACAGAACTTGTCATCGAACACTTGAGGTATGAAGCATCCCTATTAAATGAACCATCGTTTACTTGACAGCGAGCATAGATAGTACCGTCtgcttttaataatatttcgTTGCCACTAAACTTGGTTCTGAAAACATAAGGCATCaggaagaaaaatatgTCATTATGTAGAACATCAGCAGTAACAATTTTCCATCCGACAGTTGCAGTCCTTATATCTTGGGGTCTGCTCGATGTTGAAGGATTAGTTATTTTCAACGACTGCCATATATTAGTAACTGTTATAGCAGCAGTTGTTTCGAGTAAAACGAGGGATAATAATACTGTAATAAGGCTTGTCTTCATATTTATGAGCGAAGGAATTTAGTTGGTGCAAAATATTGAGATTTGATACAACCCCCAAGACGATACATTAcctatatatacatattctTAAAGTAGTTCGAGGCTTATGAAACACATGTTTCAATACCTTAACTACAAATGTGTAGTCTTTTTTAAACTGGAACAGTTTTTATCGATTTAAgtttatattgaattacTCGAATAGGTTATGAAAGGTTGCAAcaaaaattcatatttttcgcaatttttattcttttttaaatatttcctTAGTTGAGGATTAACtacaatttattaagatGACGCACTATCATAGCACTATTAAACATtctatttaaatattcaagcTAATTACAAAATAGTTTGAAGAAGTAGATATCATCtaattccaaaaaatgccggaagaaaaaaaaagtgTCAATAATGACTCGacacctcaacatcccGTTTCAAAAGATGCAAGTGCAATGGTCTATGCACCAAATTTTACGATTCAATTACCTATATGGTAATTACTTAATACGGATTTGAATAAgctaattgaaaatattactGTAATTGAATGCCAatggatttattattacctATTAACGAACTTATAAGAAAAGTCGAAAGCATATTTACAAGAAGGTAAAATTCacttaaaaaaaaaaaaatgctATTTACATGCTTCACTCATTAggtttatcattatttttattattagcttTATCTGAGTATCTTTCGTAAAAGTGGAAGGTTTCAAACCCAACTTCGACCATAATAAGAATTATGATGATCCACTCCAACCTGGTGCTTTTCTTCTCATTCAACACAGCTAACAACGCACTTTGCTCTTCTGTAGCATAATCTAATtttctattcaaaatagaaaTTCTTGGGGAGATGTCTAGATTACGTGAAATCAACTCGTAAATTCTCTCTAAGGTAGGTTCAGTCCAGTACAAATCTGGGGTTTCAATTAACTCGGAATATAAGTTCAACTTACCTCTCAATAAGAACAATCTCCCCGTTAGTTTTAAGACATCCGATTCTGTCGTTTTTATTTGTTTCCCCTCCGATAAATATTCTGAGTTAACTCTAGTTAGCTGGATGTGGTTTTCCAACGCATTTTCCAATACAGATAACCGCGTAGACCGAGATAACCCTATTGCAAAGGCCGCTTTATCCAACAAGATTTTGTCTTTATTAGTGCCCTGTATCACCATGATATCCCCTTGCATGTACGAATTGCCATTATTAGGCGAGTTATCAGGAAGATAATCAAGCTCCACCCAATCAATCTCTTCACTCTCGGGTTCACATTTATCACATATAGCCGGAAGAAGCGTCGGCATGATTTGTTTCACAATAACTGACTCACTCAACCCCCAACCAACTATTGTTCCGTTtgtcaatatcattaagTCTTTTCCATTGTACTTGACGTTAATTACCTCTTCTGGCATCAACACCGAGTACTCGTTTCTTCTATTCCCGTCGGAATCGAGCCTATTAAGTTCATTCAAAACCACTTCgaaatcaattgtttctCCAACCGTCACCGATGTCACCGGAGATAGATATTTCTCCAACACCTCAATGCTTTTTGGCTCGTTGtttttattcaacaacGACAATATGTACTGCGCCGTCTCCCGTTGCAGATTTGGGCTCGACCGCCTTAAATGCTTGATCGAAGGTTTCTGCTTCTTGGTGCTCATATTGACCTTCTTGTCTTTCCCATTGGAAAGGTACCGTTTGCAAAGAGTGTCGCTCAATAATGGGACCCGCGTCATCCTCTGCACCGTTCCTGGGTTCCATCCACCGAGGCACCGCCTTTGAATCAATCTACTTATCATTTGCTTCTTCCAAACCAATACTCTTGACTATTATTCGTTCTGGCCGTTATCAGCTCATCTAACTATTCCTAATGCTGAATGCCTAAATATGTCCCATTCTCACATATACCCAGATAAAAAGCCCCGAtttaagaatatttcagCACGTACCCCGGTACGAACTCCACGTAAGCCTACCGCGTGATTAGTCCCTATTCATAGCAGAAAAAAGTCCGGTCTAGACACCGTTACCTACAAATTGGGCCTGAAATCTAATCGGGCTAAATTACTGCGTACTcttttttcatttgaattacGGCCAAAATAATGCTATGCTGttcttttcattttgaGTCGGCTTGcgtatttcatttttaagtGATACTGGTACCATTCTTCATCCTATATTGTTCCAATGAGGCTCTCGGTTGGGTGACATAATGGCTTTCGAAATAtctattattcttttaATAGAATGGATGGCCATCGGTTTGTTTATATTAGTACTAAATAGGAAGTGTAATAACGAAGAAATCCTTGTAAGACAGGCGTAGGCTCAGTACACCCTTTTACACCTCTTCTAAAGGGGAGGTCGAAGGTGGAATGAACCTCTCTTAACACGAACATTCATTACAGTTTTTTGTCCATTAGGGCTTTTCATTAAGCTGAATACACCCACTAATTAACAAATTCGTACTCAAATAAACCTCATTGTAATAGCGAGCGGGTCAGAGCCGTTGTGGTCCGCACCGATATCTAGAAGCTGGACATTGTGGTCTGGGACAGGGGAAGAAAACTGGTATGTTTGACCTATCCCGAGTAGACAGGGGTTATGCTTTGTTtaccaaaaaaaattaaccaaaataattctatataAAAGTCCACAAAACGccattattgatgaatagAAGCAAGTGGAATTGGAACATTTGACcatattaaagaagaaaaactttcttgatatataaatagGAAATAAATCAGTCgtaaagaaatatattggtttgaaaatacatatattacggaatattatattacagaaattagataaatatgTGGTACGTAGTGATCTGTTCTTTTCGATTCGAACCGTTTTAGTGAAAAATGCATACTAACAAGCTTCTAGTGGTATTTTTGGTTATGTCAACTTTTTAGTAGACAAGTCCAGAGGAGAGATTATGGACAATCTTATTGAAGGGCTTCAAAGATTAGAATACAGAGGGTATGATTCGAGTGGTATAGCCATTGATGGCAACAAGCAAGACGATGTCATCATTGTCAAGCAAACCGGTAAGGTTGTTGCCTTAAAGGAAGAAATTGTTAGACAAAATGTCGACCGTAGTACTGTGTTTGAAAACCACGTTGGTATCGCCCACACCAGATGGGCCACCCATGGTCAACCAATGACCACCAACTGTCATCCTCACAGATCTGACCCTAAGTCTGAGTTCGTCATTGTGCACAACGGTATTATCACCAACTACAGGGCTCTCAagactttattattatccaaaGGAATGAAATTTGAATCCGAAACCGATTCTGAATGTATTGCTAAGTTGTTTAAACACGTTTACGACTCCAACATGAAAGCCGGATACGCTTTAgatttgaatgaattaacTAAACAAGTCTTATACGAGTTAGAAGGTTCTTATGGTTTATTAGTTAAATCAACTCATTATCCCGGTGAAGTTTGTGGTACTAGAAAAGGTTCTCCATTGTTAGTTGGTGTCAAGACTGACAAAAAGTTAAAGGTTGATTTCGTTGATGTCGAATTCCCTGAATCCAACCCAGATCAAGCTCCAATCTCGAGCAACTCCACTGTCCAAGATATGGGTCTTTTACCAGTTGCTCAAGGTGAATCTAACTTGAGAACTTCTCAATCCAGAGCTTTCTTAGCTGATGACAACTTGCCAATGCCagttgaatttttcttatcttctGATCCTGCTTCTGTTGTGCAACACACTAAGAAGGTCTTGTTTttagaagatgatgatattgcACACATCTACGATGGTGAATTACATATCCACAGAGCTAAAAAATTGGCCGGTGATTCAACTATCAGACAAATTCAAACATTGGAAATGgaattgaatgaaattatgAAGGGTCCTTACAAGCATTTCATGCAAAAGgaaatttttgaacaaCCTGAATCAACTTTCAACACCATGAGAGGTAGAATTGATTTCGAGAATCCAAATGTCTTATTGGGTGGTTTGAAGTCATGGTTACCTACCATAAGAAGATGTAGAAGAATCATTATGATTGCGTGTGGTACTTCCTACCATTCATGTTTAGCTACTAGATCCATTTTTGAGGAATTAACTGAAATTCCTGTTGCAGTTGAATTAGCTTCTGACTTCTTGGATAGAAGGTCTCCTGTTTTCAGAGATGACACTTGTGTCTTTGTTTCTCAATCTGGTGAAACGGCTGATTCCATCTTAGCTTTACAATACTGTTTAGAAAGAGGTGCATTGACTGTTGGTATTGTTAACTCTGTTGGTTCAAGTATGTCAAGACAAACACACTGTGGTGTTCATATTAATGCCGGACCAGAGATCGGTGTTGCATCTACCAAGGCCTACACCTCTCAATACATTGCTTTGGTCATGTTCGCTTTATCCTTGTCAAATGATTCCATCTCTAAGGCTGCCCGTCACAAAGAAATCATCCAAGGATTGCGTAAAATCCCAGAACAAATCAAGACTGTTTTGCAATTAGAAGATAAGATTAAGCAATTATGTGACACTAGCTTGAACGATCAAAAATCTATGTTATTGTTAGGTAGAGGTTACCAACATGCTACTGCTTTGGAAGGTGCCTTAAAGATTAAGGAAATTTCCTACATGCATTCTGAAGGTGTGTTAGCCGGTGAATTGAAACATGGTGTTTTAGCATTGGTTGACAGTAAATTACCAATTATTGCTTTTGCTACTAGAGATTCCTTATTTCCAAAGGTTCTTTCCGCTATTGAGCAAGTCACAGCTAGAGATGGTAGACCAATTGTCATTTGTAACGAAGGCGATGATGTCATTGGCGGAAGTAGGGCATTGGCTACTTTGCACGTTCCATTGACTGTTGACTGTTTGCAAGGTTTATTGAACGTCATCCCATTGCAATTGATGAGTTATTGGTTAGCAGTTAACAGAGGCATTGATGTCGATTTCCCTCGTAACTTGGCTAAATCAGTTACTGTCGAGTAATCGGCTTCATCGCACCTATTTATCACGCCGctttttcttgattattACTTTACCCCTACTTTTATTTAACGTGGGTATTTGTTTCTCGCTTATACCTCATAATACCTTTATTTTATCCTGTTTTTGTCCCTTCTTAActaaatattaatacagACCAATATACGcaatgaataaataatttctgTGTATTACTATACTATACTATACACGCGTAGAGTAAAAGTAACAtagatttcaataatgccCTACTATTAACCaccaataatattataatctAGAACCCAAAGAAGCGATTATCTACGCTTGAAATAATCCGACGATCCAAAGTACGTCGACGAGTAATCAAATATTCTTTCACCCAAATCTAAATATTTGCCCGCGTAATATTTAACATCTTCACTATTAGTAGCAGAATCAAGATTTGGCCTATATTCATGTTAATCTACACCCTGGTTGATAATACTCTgtcataatatatatacttacGTTAAACCAGTGTTTCTTTTGACCCCAGCTAAGAAAGCAGACAATAATACTAAATCAGCACTGATATGAACAACTCTTCCAATCTAATTACGTTAGTTTTACGCATATTAATAATCTAACATGGTGATAATGGAGACTTTACTGTTTTCCCATCTTCACCTATGCAAATACATACCATCCTAACTTATATAACAATGTTATATCTTTATATGACTTATGTTAAATGCTAAATGGCACACTATCAATGTTTTGGCTGGCAACCAAGCGGGTTACCCGACATTATCACAATACTCAATTTTTTGTTCGATCATTAAATAAGAGTTGCTTATTGAAGGattgaatttctttatcattataacGTTTGATTATTCACGGAATGGATCAAAAAGAGGTTGTTTAACTAATTATCATGATATTCCGATATATTTAAAGCAATTAAATTGACAAGATAATCGAAGGATGCTACAATAACGATGGATTCAGTTGTTGAGGTGTATGTAGAGTGTTATATATAACGGTATGGTTCTAGAATGATGAACTATTGATAAGGTGAAATCATCCATCCAAATACTATGGGAATGCGATACAAGTACATCCAGATATA
This is a stretch of genomic DNA from Debaryomyces hansenii CBS767 chromosome G complete sequence. It encodes these proteins:
- a CDS encoding DEHA2G02178p (some similarities with CA2852|CaALS5 Candida albicans CaALS5 agglutinin-like protein), yielding MKTSLITVLLSLVLLETTAAITVTNIWQSLKITNPSTSSRPQDIRTATVGWKIVTADVLHNDIFFFSMPYVFRTKFSGNEILLKADGTIYARCQVNDGSFNRDASYLKCSMTSSVDDKKDTTAVGEITFDFVFNAGGSSSDSDISSAKRFTSGDNQVSFNNIQSDVNFQSGPFFTDKKTDELLYYSRSTPQDLEQVFVLSGTCNEGITSGSMVFTTNNSVDCSQFKLKITNDLNDFYLPKSYKSIDVGSIRCSSDNKKLTATFNNIPSGYRVFLEGFEKYPDNSIYVKHLYAENIKCSDGSSKVDGITKIIRVVDGVSSSNGDTEVSSSIALSSSLEMTSTHETSSPCNECSTTPITETETTLNTNTVTETICSECAHKTSESATREPSSSESTSESTNREPSSSESTTREHSTSESTSESTKTSSEVVSSISKSSETSSKLESSTTESETSSETPCESCSHSSILSTSIPPPVSHTTESYTEPSSGVEETTLCTECTLSSTIQTQTETTTSINRTTETISCYDCSISLISSTSVPPVVETTEMSVNNTTETHSCQDCVSSSILSTSIPPAIGTTETTSYEESSVPSEYVDSQTSEFVSSTIDIANGTTTYAEPSETGECLSCEYPPITDAETITESISCDEDCTTTFPTYVPELSSESLQKEHSDILPTSSTVDSSINTNSQPQSDIADTSISSHAIITGTAALPPSYSAEYPSSTQYIPPYAFSSYEALSNSNRCSWSVLLFSILALLV
- a CDS encoding DEHA2G02200p (similar to uniprot|Q05648 Saccharomyces cerevisiae YDR282C) translates to MISRLIQRRCLGGWNPGTVQRMTRVPLLSDTLCKRYLSNGKDKKVNMSTKKQKPSIKHLRRSSPNSQRETAQYILSLLNKNNEPKSIEVLEKYLSPVTSVTVGETIDFEVVLNELNRLDSDGNRRNEYSVLMPEEVINVKYNGKDLMILTNGTIVGWGLSESVIVKQIMPTLLPAICDKCEPESEEIDWVELDYLPDNSPNNGNSYMQGDIMVIQGTNKDKILLDKAAFAIGLSRSTRLSVLENALENHIQLTRVNSEYLSEGKQIKTTESDVLKLTGRLFLLRGKLNLYSELIETPDLYWTEPTLERIYELISRNLDISPRISILNRKLDYATEEQSALLAVLNEKKSTRLEWIIIILIMVEVGFETFHFYERYSDKANNKNNDKPNE
- a CDS encoding DEHA2G02222p (highly similar to uniprot|P14742 Saccharomyces cerevisiae YKL104C GFA1 Glutamine-fructose-6-phosphate amidotransferase), translating into MCGIFGYVNFLVDKSRGEIMDNLIEGLQRLEYRGYDSSGIAIDGNKQDDVIIVKQTGKVVALKEEIVRQNVDRSTVFENHVGIAHTRWATHGQPMTTNCHPHRSDPKSEFVIVHNGIITNYRALKTLLLSKGMKFESETDSECIAKLFKHVYDSNMKAGYALDLNELTKQVLYELEGSYGLLVKSTHYPGEVCGTRKGSPLLVGVKTDKKLKVDFVDVEFPESNPDQAPISSNSTVQDMGLLPVAQGESNLRTSQSRAFLADDNLPMPVEFFLSSDPASVVQHTKKVLFLEDDDIAHIYDGELHIHRAKKLAGDSTIRQIQTLEMELNEIMKGPYKHFMQKEIFEQPESTFNTMRGRIDFENPNVLLGGLKSWLPTIRRCRRIIMIACGTSYHSCLATRSIFEELTEIPVAVELASDFLDRRSPVFRDDTCVFVSQSGETADSILALQYCLERGALTVGIVNSVGSSMSRQTHCGVHINAGPEIGVASTKAYTSQYIALVMFALSLSNDSISKAARHKEIIQGLRKIPEQIKTVLQLEDKIKQLCDTSLNDQKSMLLLGRGYQHATALEGALKIKEISYMHSEGVLAGELKHGVLALVDSKLPIIAFATRDSLFPKVLSAIEQVTARDGRPIVICNEGDDVIGGSRALATLHVPLTVDCLQGLLNVIPLQLMSYWLAVNRGIDVDFPRNLAKSVTVE
- a CDS encoding DEHA2G02244p (similar to IL156wb uniprot|Q2V2P4 Saccharomyces cerevisiae YIL156W-B Identified based on homology to Ashbya gossypi), whose protein sequence is MIGRVVHISADLVLLSAFLAGVKRNTGLTPNLDSATNSEDVKYYAGKYLDLGERIFDYSSTYFGSSDYFKRR